The Bacteroidota bacterium region CTCGCCGGTGCCGGCGCCAACAATGACATCCAATGCCTTGGCGGCAGCCAGGTGATGGCTTACTGGGCATATCCCGCACAGACGCTCCACCAGCACCGGTGCTTCCCAGTATGGACGACCCTGTATGAAACGTTCAAAACCCCTGAATTCAACAATATGTAAACGTGTCTGGGTGACATTCCCTTCATGATCGATATGGATGGTGACCTTGCCGTGACCTTCTACACGGGTTACAGGTTCTATTGTTATTTTTCGTGACATCGTTTCTCCTTTTCAATTAGTCAAATTTAATCACTTCATAAGGCAGCTTCATTTCTTTACCGGTAATCAATGCCACAAGAGCATCCCATATCAGGTCAGCTCGCGGTGGGCAGCCGGGAAGGAAATAATCAATCTTAACAATTTCATGGCACGGATATACCCTGTCGAGCAACATGGGCAGCTCGCTGTCATTAGGAAGAATCTTGTGAACATTGTTCTTTACAGTAGGTCCTTCCAGGTAGGCCTCTTTCAGACACTCGCCGATGGGTATGCCATTCCTTAATGCCGGCAGGCCTCCCATGATGGCACATTCACCCAATGAGATAAGAATTTTACAATGTTTTCTGAATTCCTTCAGAACATGAACATTTTCACTGTTGCAGCATCCGCCCTCAATGATACCTATATCACACGTCTTGGTGAATTCCTTTATATCATCAATGGGGGATTTATTGAATTCAACTAGATCGATCAGGGGAAGTATGCGTTCGTCAATATCCAATATTGACATATGACAGCCGAAGCATCCTGCAAGCGACGCCGTTGCTACTATTGGTTTACTCATTATTCTGGTCTCCTATGTTATTTTTTAACTTCAATATCACTACCTATTGGCATTTTATCATAAGTCCGTTGCCCGATAGGCACGCGGTAGCCTTTTTCCCTGACGAGTATAGAGCCAACAGGGCATACATCCATGGCTTTCTGGGCAAGCTCATCCGTGAGTGCGAGAGCCAATTTGGGATCAATATGGACACGCAGTTTATTGCCCCTGCGATGATAAGCGAAAATGCTCCTACCTTTCTCATCTTTGATGGCTTTGATACACCGTTTGCAGAGGATGCATCTGTTCTGGTCCTTGATGATCTTGGGATGGGAGGCGTCGACTTCCCTAACGGGAAAAGTATAAGGAAACCGCGGGGCCAGCATTCCAAAGCGGTATGCCAAAGCCTGGAGCATACAATTCCCGCTCTTTTCACAGAATGGGCAGTAATGGTTTCCTTCCACAAATAAAGCCTCGAGGATAATCTTCCTCTGCTCTATCAAAGCAGGTGTGTCGTTTATTATTTCCATCCCATCGAAAACCTGAAGTGAACAGGCAGTCATCGGCAGCCCATTGACATAAACCGTACAAATTCTGCAGCATGACTTGGGATTGACACCCGGTATGTTGCAGAGTGTTGGAATATAAATGCCATTGTCGCGTGCCGCGTCGACAAGGAATTGCCCTTTTTCACCCTTGCAGGTGACACCATCGATCGTAAATGCTATTTTCTCGCTCATAACAACTGTAATTTTTTTATCCATTAATTATAGATTGCTCACGCTCACGCTTCTTTAAGGTTAGGAATTCTTCCCACATAGTCGCATGACTCCTGCACAGCAGCCTTCATGTCGAACTCGCTGATAAAATCCTTATCTTTCTGCAGCTTGCTCTCATAGAGGTGTCTGAAACTTTTAATGCTGGTGACTATCGGGTTGCCGGCGGTTTGGCCAAGGCCACAGCGGCTGATCTTCAGCAACTGTCCCAGTTCAAGAAGCTCATCGATATCTTTTTTGATACCCTTACCGTTTATGATTCTGAGTAACGTTTTCCGCATGATCACCGGGAAATTACGGCATGTGGAGCATGAGCCGCATGACTCTTCAATGAAGAAATCCATGAAGTTCAGTACCACATCGTTCAATATATCCCAGTTAGGGCCAATAATGATCATAGAGCCCCCTGTTGCCAAGTCGGCATAACTTAGTGTCCTGTTGAATTCATCGGGTCCGATGAGAGTTCCGGAGGGACCACCTACCTGAACAGCCTGAACATGCACCGCCCCGGTCATTTCCAACATGTCTTTTATACTGAAACCCCAGGGAACTTCATACACACCAGGGTATTTGCAATCGCCCGAAATACTCAGGACTTTTGATCCCGAAGATTCCTTTGTGCCTATTGACTTATACCATTCACTGCCATTATTGATGATCCTGACAACAGCGCCGAGTGTTTCAACATTATTAACTACTGTGGGTTTATCGAGATATCCTTTTTCAACGGGGAAAGGAGGCCTGTCCCTGGGTTCACCCCTTCTACCTTCAGCCGACTCCAGCAAAGCGGATTCTTCGCCGCAAACATAAGCGCCGGCACCATACTGGATACGAATATCAAAATCAAATCCTTCCTTGCCGAGGATGGCTTTGCCAAGCAACTTCCTGTCTCTCAAATCATAAAGAATATTGTTCAGGAACTTTTCGAGATACTTGTATTCGTACCTGAGATAGAGCACACCCAACCTGGCACCGGTGGCATAACCAGCAATGGTCATACCTTCAAATACGAGATAAGGAAATTGTGTGAGGATGACACGATCTTTAAATGTGCCTGGCTCGCCCTCATCGGCATTGCAGAAGATAAAACGCTCCGTTTCCCTAGCTTTGCGGCAGAACTCCCACTTTAACCCTGTCGGGAAGCCAGCACCACCCCTGCCACGCAGGTTCGAATCTTTAACGATTTCAATTACCGCCTCAGGACTTATACTGATAATTCTTTTCAAGGCATCACCCGGATTGCCGGCATCTGACAATATGAGGCCTACCCTTCTGATGTTATTATTCACCATCGCTTTAACAAGGACAGAGCCATTATTTCCATCGCCATAGCCTTCGGTGAACATCTCATCCACACGCTTTCCCGCTTTCATATCTTTCACAAGTTCCTTCACCCTGAATGGTGTCAGTCTTGTGAAGACAACATTGTTGATCAGTGCGGCAGGTTCCTGGTCGTTCATACCGATGTCGGATGTTTCGAACAGGCCTATCAGACCATCAGGTGACACCGAACCAAATTTGCAGCCAACTTCCTTCTCGAAGGCTTTTGCCACCTCATCCATACCCATCATCCTGGCAACAAGGCTGTTGTTGAGATAAACGGTATACTTTCCCCTGGATTCCTGCGAGAAAAAATGATAGAAAGATAACGTCTGCAAAATGTCGACA contains the following coding sequences:
- a CDS encoding 2Fe-2S iron-sulfur cluster-binding protein, which codes for MSEKIAFTIDGVTCKGEKGQFLVDAARDNGIYIPTLCNIPGVNPKSCCRICTVYVNGLPMTACSLQVFDGMEIINDTPALIEQRKIILEALFVEGNHYCPFCEKSGNCMLQALAYRFGMLAPRFPYTFPVREVDASHPKIIKDQNRCILCKRCIKAIKDEKGRSIFAYHRRGNKLRVHIDPKLALALTDELAQKAMDVCPVGSILVREKGYRVPIGQRTYDKMPIGSDIEVKK
- a CDS encoding NAD(P)H-dependent oxidoreductase subunit E, with translation MNASVQTIVGKYRKDPTRLIDILIDIQSEVGCVSDETVNYLAQELGLSGVDILQTLSFYHFFSQESRGKYTVYLNNSLVARMMGMDEVAKAFEKEVGCKFGSVSPDGLIGLFETSDIGMNDQEPAALINNVVFTRLTPFRVKELVKDMKAGKRVDEMFTEGYGDGNNGSVLVKAMVNNNIRRVGLILSDAGNPGDALKRIISISPEAVIEIVKDSNLRGRGGAGFPTGLKWEFCRKARETERFIFCNADEGEPGTFKDRVILTQFPYLVFEGMTIAGYATGARLGVLYLRYEYKYLEKFLNNILYDLRDRKLLGKAILGKEGFDFDIRIQYGAGAYVCGEESALLESAEGRRGEPRDRPPFPVEKGYLDKPTVVNNVETLGAVVRIINNGSEWYKSIGTKESSGSKVLSISGDCKYPGVYEVPWGFSIKDMLEMTGAVHVQAVQVGGPSGTLIGPDEFNRTLSYADLATGGSMIIIGPNWDILNDVVLNFMDFFIEESCGSCSTCRNFPVIMRKTLLRIINGKGIKKDIDELLELGQLLKISRCGLGQTAGNPIVTSIKSFRHLYESKLQKDKDFISEFDMKAAVQESCDYVGRIPNLKEA
- a CDS encoding NADP oxidoreductase; protein product: MSKPIVATASLAGCFGCHMSILDIDERILPLIDLVEFNKSPIDDIKEFTKTCDIGIIEGGCCNSENVHVLKEFRKHCKILISLGECAIMGGLPALRNGIPIGECLKEAYLEGPTVKNNVHKILPNDSELPMLLDRVYPCHEIVKIDYFLPGCPPRADLIWDALVALITGKEMKLPYEVIKFD